The window CGGCTGTGCTCCGCCGTCTTCTACGGCATCCTGGCCGGCTGCGAACCGGCCGTCTACGGCGATCCGATGCAGCTGCAGGGCGAGCAGGACCTTTTCGGCGGCCGGAACCGGATCCGCCGCCAGTGGGCCGACCTGCACGGCCCGAAGATCGACACGGCCACCGCGCACGCCATCGCCGTCGACGAGCTCGGCGCCGACCGTACCCTGTCCCCTGCCGAGCTCCGGCACCTCTTCCACTGGACCACGACATGACGGCGCTTCTTCTCGGCGGCGAGATGCCGCACTGGTCGGACCGGTCCCCGGCGCGTGGCGCGCCACTGCGGGAACTCGCCGCCACCGCCCGCGGACACGTCCTCGTGGTCGGGCCGCACGAACCGGAGCTCATCGAGGCGATCCCGGCGCGGCAGGTGACCGTGCTGGTGCGCGGGGTACCGGACGCCGACGAGCTGGCCGGGCGGTGGGCCGGGCGCGCCGGGATCCAGGTCTGCTGCGGGAGCCTGGCGAAACTCGCGGCGGTTCCGGCGTACGACACCGTGGTGGCCCTGGACGGGCTGGACCGCACCGGCTCCACCGAGACCGCCGACCTGCCGTGGGCGGCCGGGGTCGCCCAGTTGCTGGCCGTGCTGCGTCCCGGTGGGCGACTGCTGTTGTCGGTGGCCAACCCGGTCGGGTTGCACCGTCTCTACGCGGGCACCGGAACCCCCGGCGACGAGGCCTGGTCGGCTTTCCCGGCCACCGACCCGACCCGACCCGCCGGCCTCGAACGGCTCCGCGCCCACCTGCGGTCGGCCGGACTCGACGTACTGCGGGACTGGGCGGCCCACCCGTCGCCCGAGTCGCCGTCGGTGCTGCTCGACGAGGACGCGCTCACCGATCCGAACCTGCACGGGTACCTCACCTCGGCGCTGCGGCGGGCCGGACTGCCCGCCGGGCCACTGCTCGCCGACTCCCGGCCGCTCGCCGCCGACCTGCTGCGTCACGGGCTGGCCGGTGGACTCGCACCCGCCTGGATCGTCGTCGCCGCGTACCCGGGCCATCATCCGTCGCCCCTGCCGGACGGCCTGCTCGGGCAAGAGCGGCTGGTGCGTACCGCCTCGGGTTGGACCGTCGGCACCCTCGGCCCGGTGCCGCCCGGAATCTGTCTCCACGACGCCCTGCTGGCCGCCGCCCGCTCCGGCGACCAGCCGGAGTTCCGCACCCTGCTGACCGCCTGGCAGTCCGGCCCGCACGCCGCCCACCCCGCCGACGCCCTGCTCCGCACCCCCGACGGCACCCTGCTCCCGACGACCGACGCCCCCGCCGGCACCCTGTCGCCGGCTCCCGGCCAGTCACCGCTTCAGCAGCTCGCGGCCGCCCTGCACGACGAGGGCCTGGCCCACCTGTGGCCGGTCGAGGGCACGGACTCACTGCTGGCGGCCATGTCCGGACTTCCGGTGGATCCGGCTCCGGCCCCGAGGCCGACCCCGTCGACGTTGCGGGAGCTCACCGCCGCACACGACCGTCTCGCCGAGCAGTTGGCCGAGGCCAAGGCGCAATTGACGTGGTACGAGCAGAGGACCGCCACCCTTCAGTCCGACCTCTCCCGAGCCCACAAGATCATCACCGTCCTGAAGGCGACCACGGGCGGCCGTGCGGCGACCGCCGTCCTGGGCGGCGTCCGCCGAGGCAAGCACCTGGCCAGGGCCGCACTACGCCGTCTCAGCTGACCTGGTCGTAGAGGGACTCCAGCCGGAGCGTCTGGGTGGCCAGGTTGAAGTGGGCGGCGACGTGTTCGCGGGCCTGGGCGCCCATCCGGTGGCGCAGTTCGGCGTCGCCGAGGAGGTGGGCGATCGATCCGGCCAGGGCGGCCGGGTCGCCCTCCGGGGTGAGCAGGCCGGTCCGGCCGTCGAGCACCGCCTCCGGGATGCCGCTGTGCCTGGTCGCGACCACCGGCAGGCCCAGGGCGGCGGCTTCCAGGATGGTGGTGGGCAGGCCTTCGGTGTCACCGTCGGGGGCGGTCTTGGACGGGGCGGCGAGCATCCGGGATTCGGCGAGGTGCCGCTGGACCGACTCGGGCGCCAGGCCGCCCACGAAGGTGGCGTCGAGGCGGAGTCGAGAGGCGAGGGCACGCATCTCGGGCAGCAGCGGTCCGTCGCCGATCAGCAGCGCCCGCGGGCGTGGCGAGTCGAGCAGGGACAGGGCGGTGAGCAGATCGTCGACGCCCTTCTTGGCCACGAGACGGCCGACGAACACGACGTCCCAGCGTTTCGGCACGACCGGGACGGCGGGTGGGACGGTCACGCCCGTGTAGTGCACGCGTATCCGAGCGGGGTCGGCGCCGCACGCCTCGGCCCGGTCACGGATCACTTCGGAGACCGCGATGACCAGGGCGGCCCGGCCGAAGACCGATCGCAGGTTCCGGCGGTAGCGGAGTCCATGCAGGCCGGAGCTCTGCGGCTGCCGGGTCACGTCGTGGCCGTGGACGGTGACGATCAGCGGAATGCCGAGTTGCCGGGCGGTCCGGCTGATCAGCCAGCCGTCGCCGCCGAAGTGGGCGTGCACCAGTTCGGGGCGGACCCGGGCGAGCACCGCCCGCAGGCGGGGTGACGTGCCGCCGAGCCGCAGGCCGAGGAATTCGCGGCGGCCGGCCGGGCCGTCCGGGAAGACGATCACGTCGTCCGGGCGGGACAGGGCCGAGTCGATGCGGGTGGCGCCCAGGTAGGCCGGTTCCCAGCGGGTCAGGGCGTCGCCCTGGGCGCGGATGAACGTCTCCGAGCCGAGCAGCATCGCGCTGCGCCAGACGGCTACCCGCCGCCGGTCAGGCGACATCGACCGGCTCGGGCGCGGGGGTGGTGTTGTCGGCGGCGGAACGGCGGCCCACGACGAGATCGCGCAGGCGGGCCCGGACGGCCGGCGGCAGGGCCCAGATCTGCAGGTGGGTGAGGTAGTCGAGGGCGCCCGGGCGGCCGTGGCGGCGGGCTTCGGTGAGGAGTTCGCGGAAGTGACGGCCCGCCCGGCCGGGCGCGGCCATCGAGCTCATCACGCTGAGGGTGAAGGCGGCGTACGCCCGCGGGGTGAACAGGTGGCGGTTGTCGCGCAGCCATTCGAGCTGTTCGTCGTAGGGGTTGTGCAGGCTGATCCGCTCCCGGTCCTCGTCCTGGTGCCAGAGCACGAGCGGTTCCTCGGCGTAGAGCAGCTCCACACCGTCCTCCCGGACGGCCCGCAGCGCCCAGTCGAGTTCCTGCTGGCGGCGCAGCCCCACGGTGAACGGCACCCGCCGGAACAGGTCGGTGGGCGCCATGATCGTGGAGGTCTGGATGAAACCGTCGCCGTAGAAGAGGCCACGCCGGACGGTGAAGTATTCGCTGAGGGGCTCACCGGCGGCGGGCAGCCGGCGGGGCATGACCGAGTCGGCGCGGGGAGTCCGGTTGATCAGCCGGGTGGCGACGATCGGATGGGTCGCGTCGGAGCCGGCGGCCAGCGCGAGCTGCGTCTCGATCTTGCCGGGCAGCCACTCGTCGTCGTCGTCGAGCAGGGCGGTGAACCGGCCGCGGGCCTCGGCGGCGCCGACGTTGCGGGCGTGCGGGGCGCGGCCGCGTTCGGGCAGGACCACGACGCGTAGCCGGTCGTCGCCGACGGCGGCGAGGGCGGTGGTGGTGTCGTCGTCGGGACCGTCGACCACGACGATCACCTCGAGGTCACCGTGCGTCTGCGCGAGAGCACTGCGAACCGCGCGGACGGCCAGGTCCGGGCGGTTGCACGTGGGGATGACGACGCTGACGTCCGGGAGTGCAGGCATGAGTCGACTCGCTTGGGCTGGGGCGCCACCGGGGGCGGGGCGCGGCCGGGCGTGATCGAGTCGAAGCTATGGGCGGTGGGCGGCGGCAGAGTTAATGCCGGACGCCGTGC of the Actinoplanes sichuanensis genome contains:
- a CDS encoding glycosyltransferase, with the translated sequence MSPDRRRVAVWRSAMLLGSETFIRAQGDALTRWEPAYLGATRIDSALSRPDDVIVFPDGPAGRREFLGLRLGGTSPRLRAVLARVRPELVHAHFGGDGWLISRTARQLGIPLIVTVHGHDVTRQPQSSGLHGLRYRRNLRSVFGRAALVIAVSEVIRDRAEACGADPARIRVHYTGVTVPPAVPVVPKRWDVVFVGRLVAKKGVDDLLTALSLLDSPRPRALLIGDGPLLPEMRALASRLRLDATFVGGLAPESVQRHLAESRMLAAPSKTAPDGDTEGLPTTILEAAALGLPVVATRHSGIPEAVLDGRTGLLTPEGDPAALAGSIAHLLGDAELRHRMGAQAREHVAAHFNLATQTLRLESLYDQVS
- a CDS encoding methyltransferase domain-containing protein; the encoded protein is MTALLLGGEMPHWSDRSPARGAPLRELAATARGHVLVVGPHEPELIEAIPARQVTVLVRGVPDADELAGRWAGRAGIQVCCGSLAKLAAVPAYDTVVALDGLDRTGSTETADLPWAAGVAQLLAVLRPGGRLLLSVANPVGLHRLYAGTGTPGDEAWSAFPATDPTRPAGLERLRAHLRSAGLDVLRDWAAHPSPESPSVLLDEDALTDPNLHGYLTSALRRAGLPAGPLLADSRPLAADLLRHGLAGGLAPAWIVVAAYPGHHPSPLPDGLLGQERLVRTASGWTVGTLGPVPPGICLHDALLAAARSGDQPEFRTLLTAWQSGPHAAHPADALLRTPDGTLLPTTDAPAGTLSPAPGQSPLQQLAAALHDEGLAHLWPVEGTDSLLAAMSGLPVDPAPAPRPTPSTLRELTAAHDRLAEQLAEAKAQLTWYEQRTATLQSDLSRAHKIITVLKATTGGRAATAVLGGVRRGKHLARAALRRLS
- a CDS encoding glycosyltransferase family 2 protein; translated protein: MPALPDVSVVIPTCNRPDLAVRAVRSALAQTHGDLEVIVVVDGPDDDTTTALAAVGDDRLRVVVLPERGRAPHARNVGAAEARGRFTALLDDDDEWLPGKIETQLALAAGSDATHPIVATRLINRTPRADSVMPRRLPAAGEPLSEYFTVRRGLFYGDGFIQTSTIMAPTDLFRRVPFTVGLRRQQELDWALRAVREDGVELLYAEEPLVLWHQDEDRERISLHNPYDEQLEWLRDNRHLFTPRAYAAFTLSVMSSMAAPGRAGRHFRELLTEARRHGRPGALDYLTHLQIWALPPAVRARLRDLVVGRRSAADNTTPAPEPVDVA